From Schaalia sp. ZJ405, one genomic window encodes:
- a CDS encoding uracil-DNA glycosylase, with product MTDIEPQPLAQLVDPGWARALAPVEPRIHELGAMLRREIAEGYNYLPAGTDVLRAFTYPFDQVKVLIVGQDPYPTPGHAMGLSFSVAPGVAIPRSLSNIFTEMESDLGIPRPTSGDLSPWSREGVCLLNRVLTVRPGAPGSHRKRGWEEVTECAIDALVHRTGPDGTPLPLVAILWGRDAQTLEPRLTDVPIIKSPHPSPMSARYGFFGSRPFSRANDILTQLGSSPVNWALP from the coding sequence GTGACTGACATCGAACCGCAACCACTCGCCCAACTCGTCGACCCGGGGTGGGCCCGTGCGCTCGCGCCCGTTGAACCCCGAATTCACGAACTCGGCGCAATGCTCCGACGCGAAATCGCTGAGGGCTACAACTACTTGCCAGCCGGAACCGACGTGCTGCGCGCATTCACCTATCCGTTTGACCAGGTCAAAGTTCTCATCGTCGGCCAAGACCCCTACCCAACTCCCGGTCACGCAATGGGACTGAGTTTTTCCGTTGCCCCCGGAGTTGCGATCCCTCGGTCACTGAGCAACATCTTCACCGAAATGGAATCGGACCTGGGAATCCCCCGCCCAACGTCCGGGGATCTTTCCCCCTGGTCACGAGAAGGAGTGTGCCTACTCAACCGAGTGCTCACAGTCCGTCCCGGCGCCCCGGGTTCGCACCGCAAACGCGGATGGGAAGAGGTGACCGAATGCGCGATCGACGCTCTTGTTCACCGAACCGGACCGGATGGGACGCCCCTCCCGCTGGTCGCGATCCTCTGGGGACGCGACGCCCAAACTCTCGAACCTCGACTCACGGACGTGCCGATCATCAAGTCTCCTCACCCGTCTCCGATGTCTGCGCGCTACGGATTCTTTGGGTCGCGGCCATTCTCACGGGCAAATGACATCCTCACGCAGCTTGGCTCCTCACCCGTTAACTGGGCGTTGCCCTAA
- a CDS encoding HD domain-containing protein: MGAQAPQWLLDSFVESLQQIGATAPTVELHQEARDLADHWCTPDRHLHTIRHLIDMLTRIDEIADTAHDPDILRISAWYHGAFLNKSLEVKFKNPSNWQSTRCIDHAHNRLTTLGVDSDIVARIDELIAFLTRHRAPRSDSDAQVVVDADLAVLASSPQDYKKFREKLRLELDDLDELTYLTGRRALVKTLLSYDPLYQSPLGDTWEAPARANLEVELTKIDEKLCDLDPACLATDEGDGVNEADTSAESGDEMTTTGTLIIKKRSLKKASSAPVDDAPVTCSIPVLQPVEDQNSGDEDEAENTSSLESAIESIDLPSTRE, translated from the coding sequence ATGGGTGCACAGGCACCTCAGTGGCTGCTGGATTCGTTCGTCGAGTCCTTGCAGCAAATCGGCGCCACCGCGCCGACAGTTGAGCTACATCAGGAAGCCCGCGATCTTGCGGATCACTGGTGCACGCCTGACCGTCATCTGCACACGATCCGTCACCTGATCGACATGCTGACCCGCATCGATGAGATCGCCGACACCGCGCATGACCCCGATATTCTTCGCATTTCCGCGTGGTACCACGGGGCTTTCCTCAACAAGTCGCTTGAGGTGAAGTTCAAGAATCCCTCGAATTGGCAGTCAACGCGCTGCATTGATCATGCGCATAATCGCCTGACGACGCTCGGAGTGGATTCAGATATCGTTGCTCGTATTGACGAACTCATCGCGTTTCTTACCCGGCACCGCGCCCCGCGCTCTGATTCTGACGCGCAGGTTGTTGTTGATGCTGACCTTGCGGTTCTGGCGTCCTCGCCGCAGGATTACAAGAAGTTCCGCGAAAAGCTCCGGCTTGAGTTGGATGATCTCGACGAACTCACCTACCTCACGGGTCGTCGCGCCCTGGTCAAGACTCTCCTGAGTTACGACCCTCTCTATCAGTCCCCGCTCGGTGACACCTGGGAAGCCCCGGCCCGAGCGAATCTCGAAGTTGAGCTGACGAAGATTGACGAAAAGCTCTGCGACCTCGACCCCGCTTGCCTCGCTACCGACGAGGGTGACGGCGTCAACGAGGCTGACACGAGCGCTGAATCCGGTGACGAGATGACGACAACCGGGACGCTCATTATCAAGAAGCGTTCACTCAAGAAGGCGTCGTCTGCTCCCGTTGACGATGCACCGGTGACCTGTTCCATTCCGGTTCTTCAGCCCGTTGAGGATCAGAATTCGGGGGACGAGGACGAGGCGGAAAACACGTCATCACTGGAAAGTGCGATCGAGTCGATCGATTTGCCGTCGACACGCGAATAG
- a CDS encoding PH domain-containing protein: MSTDRHESVGTNPGDESPRDYQDTGVPVAAEENGRGRRTREKQRAVDQGVPADQWRKLHPISPAIKAWKALMVLLAFIAYQNIDQVIEVLNSDFAKSLGALFLVLLVVGALGGFLLIAAVYSWLAWRVTSFAVTPEAVWYRTGILMRSQRHARLDRIQAVDIHYPLLGRIFGLGELNIEVAGGADSNLKFGFLKSDEIDALRAEILALAAGIHSQATPATSSNHGSIGAPHEDQQVNPHAGSSMPAGSAGTPGVGSAAPVAPERVVYSVQSGMLIESTLRSLSIVLGIIGALAVLIGAIVFFIKIGPESLGALVPVAIGAASVVTFIWNRFSTEFNFTAAISADGIRIRRGLLDTRSQTIPPRRIHAVQVVQPFLWRSRDWYRVVITQAGYGVGGEGSGTMDQRASSVLLPVGSREDMANALWMVIRDLGVDNPYEVITEMIDGNRESGVFTSVPASAKIFDPLVFKRRGFLLTRTSVIIRDGWLTRRATVIPAERAQSLGTIQGPWDRRRGLMNVQIQLVPGTLATTCTHVDVSQGRELLQSLSELSRQRRSAEPPEKWMRRIDAHLNATAPQEAAPTSAAQHPSLEADAASAAAVITQE, encoded by the coding sequence ATGAGCACGGATCGACACGAATCAGTGGGCACGAACCCTGGGGATGAGTCACCACGCGACTATCAGGACACCGGCGTCCCGGTAGCGGCTGAGGAGAACGGGCGCGGCAGGCGCACGCGTGAGAAGCAGCGCGCCGTTGACCAGGGAGTTCCCGCCGATCAATGGCGTAAGCTCCACCCGATTTCTCCCGCAATCAAAGCCTGGAAGGCCCTGATGGTTCTCCTGGCCTTCATCGCATACCAAAACATTGACCAAGTCATCGAGGTTCTCAATTCGGACTTTGCGAAGAGCCTCGGAGCTCTTTTCCTCGTTCTTCTGGTTGTCGGGGCGCTCGGTGGTTTCCTCCTCATCGCCGCTGTCTACTCGTGGCTCGCGTGGCGAGTGACGTCTTTCGCCGTGACGCCGGAGGCAGTGTGGTATCGCACGGGAATTCTCATGCGTTCCCAACGCCATGCCAGGCTTGATCGCATCCAGGCCGTTGACATTCACTACCCGCTGCTGGGACGGATCTTCGGTCTGGGTGAACTGAACATCGAGGTCGCGGGAGGCGCTGACTCAAATCTCAAGTTCGGGTTCCTCAAATCCGATGAGATTGATGCTCTGCGGGCAGAAATCCTCGCCCTTGCCGCGGGGATTCACTCTCAAGCAACACCGGCAACTTCGTCGAATCACGGCTCAATTGGGGCTCCTCATGAGGACCAACAGGTGAATCCGCACGCAGGAAGTTCCATGCCTGCTGGAAGTGCCGGTACTCCTGGAGTGGGGTCTGCGGCTCCCGTCGCACCCGAGCGTGTCGTCTACTCGGTTCAATCAGGCATGCTCATTGAGTCCACGCTCCGCTCTCTCAGTATCGTTCTCGGCATCATTGGAGCTCTCGCTGTGCTCATTGGGGCGATCGTGTTCTTCATCAAGATTGGACCTGAGAGCCTCGGCGCACTCGTTCCTGTGGCCATCGGCGCCGCCAGTGTCGTGACCTTCATATGGAACCGGTTCAGCACGGAGTTCAACTTCACCGCTGCGATCTCCGCAGACGGAATCCGCATTCGCCGCGGACTGCTTGACACCCGCTCGCAGACGATTCCTCCTCGCCGCATCCACGCTGTCCAAGTTGTCCAACCCTTCCTCTGGCGTTCGCGAGACTGGTATCGCGTGGTCATTACCCAGGCCGGTTATGGAGTGGGAGGTGAGGGAAGCGGGACGATGGATCAGCGAGCATCCTCGGTTCTGCTTCCGGTTGGTAGCCGTGAGGACATGGCGAATGCCCTGTGGATGGTGATCCGGGACCTCGGTGTGGACAATCCCTACGAGGTCATCACCGAGATGATCGACGGAAATCGCGAATCGGGAGTGTTCACATCGGTTCCCGCGTCGGCGAAAATCTTCGATCCCCTCGTCTTCAAGCGTCGAGGGTTCCTCCTGACTCGAACCAGCGTGATCATCAGGGATGGCTGGCTCACGCGACGTGCCACGGTCATTCCCGCTGAAAGAGCCCAGAGCCTCGGAACAATCCAGGGCCCGTGGGATCGCAGACGCGGTCTGATGAACGTGCAAATTCAGCTGGTACCGGGAACGCTGGCCACAACGTGTACTCACGTTGACGTCTCGCAGGGACGTGAGCTTCTCCAATCCCTCAGCGAGCTCTCGCGTCAACGACGCAGCGCTGAGCCACCGGAAAAATGGATGCGTCGCATTGATGCTCACCTCAACGCAACAGCCCCTCAGGAAGCTGCCCCCACTTCCGCCGCGCAGCACCCGTCTTTAGAAGCCGACGCGGCATCTGCCGCGGCGGTCATCACCCAGGAGTAG
- a CDS encoding LytR C-terminal domain-containing protein yields MSSQYPKDEFDVAGEDMPIGVHRPQPSKWKNVWPFLVIIVVVPLLAWGASALLVKRGVVPTPQSAGSAVVAGQSGQQAAESDMPQSAPQTQDAPAAEETPAEPEKPEQAEEPVNHQARIAVLNGTGVSGLAAEKVTTLTNAGFTGASAANADGWQTAQTTVYYAQASLEATAKAVASELGISHVEESSNIGDTDIVVILR; encoded by the coding sequence GTGAGCTCTCAGTATCCAAAGGATGAATTCGATGTGGCCGGCGAAGATATGCCGATTGGTGTCCATCGCCCGCAGCCCTCGAAGTGGAAGAACGTGTGGCCGTTCCTGGTGATCATCGTCGTTGTGCCTCTCCTTGCGTGGGGAGCCAGCGCGCTGTTGGTCAAGAGGGGCGTTGTCCCGACCCCGCAGTCCGCTGGTTCGGCGGTTGTTGCCGGTCAGAGCGGTCAGCAGGCGGCTGAATCCGATATGCCTCAGTCCGCCCCGCAGACGCAAGACGCGCCCGCTGCCGAAGAGACTCCAGCTGAGCCTGAAAAACCGGAGCAAGCTGAGGAGCCGGTGAATCATCAGGCTCGCATTGCGGTGCTCAATGGCACAGGCGTTTCAGGTCTTGCCGCTGAGAAGGTCACGACTTTGACTAACGCCGGATTTACCGGTGCTTCCGCGGCGAACGCGGATGGATGGCAGACTGCGCAAACAACTGTCTATTACGCTCAGGCCTCGTTGGAGGCAACCGCTAAGGCCGTTGCATCGGAGCTGGGGATCTCTCACGTTGAGGAATCCTCGAACATTGGTGACACGGATATCGTCGTCATTCTTCGCTGA
- a CDS encoding PH domain-containing protein, translated as MNDIMAPSGVQFTPVDPVLAKVRIIAEALFLVPAAIVFGVLGFMFSPWFWVGCAVSTVIFVWISWLIPRQVRAMGFAEGDDEFMIRRGVMFRQLTLIPYGRIQYVDVQEGPIARKFRIAQIKLNTASAQTDATLDGVPVEEAIRLRDMLAQRGSAELAGL; from the coding sequence ATGAACGACATCATGGCTCCCTCGGGAGTTCAGTTCACCCCGGTAGACCCCGTCCTGGCAAAAGTACGGATCATTGCGGAGGCTCTTTTCCTAGTTCCTGCGGCGATCGTCTTCGGCGTCCTCGGTTTCATGTTCTCCCCGTGGTTCTGGGTGGGGTGTGCCGTCTCAACTGTCATTTTCGTGTGGATTTCTTGGCTGATCCCGCGCCAGGTACGTGCGATGGGTTTTGCTGAGGGAGACGATGAGTTCATGATCCGACGAGGCGTGATGTTTCGTCAGCTCACACTCATTCCCTACGGTCGAATCCAGTATGTAGACGTGCAGGAAGGGCCGATTGCACGGAAGTTTAGAATTGCACAGATCAAACTGAACACGGCCTCGGCCCAGACCGATGCAACGCTCGACGGTGTCCCTGTCGAGGAGGCGATCCGCCTGCGCGATATGCTCGCCCAGCGTGGCTCGGCGGAACTGGCGGGACTATGA
- a CDS encoding DsbA family protein: MAKRKASDNSVRLKAQQIREAQQRADRRMRNIVIGLVALVVIAVVATVAVVIGSQVQKRNNALDLSKAQSDSATMEKANAALGQYAQGAPIVLTKGGIGTADPSLPTLTEYFDYSCHACADVDVLIGTALTDDAIAGKYNLELQPVETIGMEYMAPATSASLIVAQKDPQHWVDFHHKLLKFFASQFNKGEGRVIKDTDASWKQVQKLAAEAGVSQDIIDTFPVDVVSNYLATSTQAWKTAPVEGRDPNSFGTPEYVKDHKTHITLSGKDAQSLANSIRSELGIAD, from the coding sequence ATGGCGAAGAGAAAAGCATCGGACAATTCCGTTCGACTCAAAGCTCAGCAGATACGTGAAGCCCAACAGCGGGCGGACCGGCGCATGAGGAACATTGTCATCGGTCTTGTCGCCCTCGTTGTTATTGCGGTGGTGGCAACCGTCGCCGTGGTCATCGGTTCGCAAGTTCAGAAACGAAACAACGCTCTTGACCTGTCAAAGGCGCAAAGCGACTCGGCAACGATGGAGAAAGCGAACGCCGCCCTCGGTCAATACGCGCAGGGTGCGCCGATTGTCCTGACAAAGGGTGGGATCGGCACAGCAGATCCTTCGCTGCCGACCCTCACCGAATACTTCGACTACTCGTGCCATGCATGCGCAGACGTTGACGTCCTGATAGGAACAGCGCTGACGGACGACGCGATCGCTGGAAAGTACAACCTCGAACTCCAGCCCGTTGAGACCATCGGAATGGAATATATGGCACCGGCGACCTCGGCGTCCCTCATCGTGGCGCAGAAAGACCCTCAGCACTGGGTGGACTTCCATCACAAGCTTCTGAAGTTCTTCGCCAGCCAGTTCAACAAAGGCGAGGGGCGTGTCATCAAAGACACGGATGCCTCGTGGAAGCAGGTGCAGAAACTCGCGGCAGAGGCTGGTGTTTCGCAGGACATCATTGACACTTTCCCGGTGGATGTGGTGTCGAACTACCTCGCCACGTCGACGCAGGCATGGAAGACCGCGCCGGTTGAGGGGCGGGACCCGAATTCATTCGGAACACCTGAGTACGTCAAGGATCACAAGACGCACATCACCCTCTCAGGTAAAGACGCCCAGTCACTGGCCAATTCCATTCGCTCAGAGCTTGGCATCGCCGACTAA
- a CDS encoding response regulator transcription factor, whose protein sequence is MTNGDTHGEAKLLVVDDEPNIRDLLASSLRFAGFDVVAAEDGHTAYRLAVDEKPDLIVLDVMLPDIDGFTVTRRLRETGVDVPVLFLTARDDMRDKIQGLTVGGDDYVTKPFGLEEVVARIRAILRRTMGSEEDDGRLRVADLVIDEDAHEVTRAGVDIDLSPTEFKLLRYLVINEGRVVSKMQILDHVWEYDWDGEVAIVESYISYLRRKLAVDGASGELIHTKRGVGYILRAED, encoded by the coding sequence ATGACGAACGGTGACACTCACGGCGAAGCCAAGCTCCTCGTAGTTGACGACGAGCCAAATATCCGAGACCTTCTGGCATCATCCCTACGTTTTGCCGGATTTGACGTGGTCGCAGCCGAGGACGGGCACACCGCCTACCGCCTCGCTGTCGACGAAAAACCCGACCTCATCGTCCTCGATGTGATGCTTCCCGACATTGACGGATTCACCGTTACCCGTCGACTGCGTGAAACCGGTGTTGATGTCCCCGTCCTCTTCCTCACGGCGCGTGACGACATGCGCGACAAGATCCAGGGCCTCACCGTTGGCGGTGACGACTACGTGACAAAGCCCTTCGGCCTCGAAGAGGTCGTCGCTCGGATTCGTGCGATTCTTCGGCGGACGATGGGTTCCGAAGAAGACGACGGTCGCCTCCGCGTCGCCGACCTCGTCATTGACGAGGACGCCCACGAGGTCACACGCGCAGGCGTCGACATTGATTTATCTCCCACAGAATTTAAGCTTCTGCGCTACCTCGTGATCAACGAGGGCAGAGTCGTCTCCAAGATGCAGATCCTCGACCACGTATGGGAATACGACTGGGACGGCGAGGTTGCGATCGTTGAATCCTATATCTCCTACCTACGTCGCAAACTTGCCGTCGACGGAGCGAGCGGCGAACTGATCCATACGAAACGGGGTGTCGGCTACATCCTGCGAGCGGAAGACTGA
- the groL gene encoding chaperonin GroEL (60 kDa chaperone family; promotes refolding of misfolded polypeptides especially under stressful conditions; forms two stacked rings of heptamers to form a barrel-shaped 14mer; ends can be capped by GroES; misfolded proteins enter the barrel where they are refolded when GroES binds), translated as MSKIINFDEEARRGMERGLNQLADTVKVTLGPKGRNVVLDKKWGAPTITKDGVSVAKEIDLEDPFERIGAELVKEVAKKTDDVAGDGTTTATVLAQALVREGLRNVAAGSNPIALKRGIDQAVVKIVEQLHTDAKPVETSEQIAATASISANDPEIGKLIAEAFEKVGAEGVVTVEETNSFDTTLETTEGMRFDKGYLSAYFVTDTERQEVVLEDAYVLLMDSKISNVKDIVPVLEKVMQTGKPLAIIAEDVEGEALATLVVNKIRGTFKSVAVKAPGFGDRRKAMLQDMAILTGGQVISETVGLSLENADLDLLGRARKIVVSKDETTIVEGAGDKEMIDGRVRQIRSEIDNTDSDYDREKLQERLAKLAGGVAVIKSGAATEVELKERKHRIEDAVRNARAASEEGLVAGGGVALIQAANVALANLELSGDEATGVNIVRVAISAPLKQIAENAGLEGGVVADRVASMEAGHGLNAATGEYADLMAEGISDPVKVTRSALQNAASIAGMFLTTEAVVADKPEPPAPAGGEDGGMGGMY; from the coding sequence ATGTCCAAGATCATCAACTTTGACGAGGAAGCTCGTCGTGGAATGGAACGCGGCCTCAATCAGCTGGCCGACACCGTCAAGGTGACGCTGGGCCCCAAGGGTCGCAACGTTGTTCTCGATAAGAAGTGGGGCGCCCCCACGATTACGAAGGACGGCGTTTCCGTCGCTAAGGAAATCGACCTTGAGGATCCGTTCGAGCGTATCGGCGCCGAACTCGTCAAGGAAGTTGCGAAGAAGACCGACGACGTTGCCGGTGACGGCACAACTACCGCTACCGTCCTCGCTCAGGCGCTGGTCCGTGAAGGTCTGCGTAACGTAGCCGCCGGTTCCAATCCGATCGCTCTCAAGCGCGGTATCGACCAGGCTGTTGTCAAGATCGTCGAACAGCTCCACACCGACGCCAAGCCGGTTGAGACAAGCGAACAGATCGCCGCAACCGCATCGATCTCCGCAAATGACCCCGAAATCGGTAAGCTCATCGCCGAAGCCTTTGAGAAGGTCGGTGCCGAGGGCGTCGTCACCGTTGAGGAGACCAACTCCTTTGACACGACGCTGGAAACCACCGAAGGTATGCGCTTCGACAAGGGCTACCTGTCGGCCTACTTCGTTACTGACACTGAGCGTCAGGAAGTTGTCCTCGAGGATGCCTACGTTCTGCTCATGGACTCGAAGATCTCGAATGTCAAGGACATCGTTCCCGTCCTTGAGAAGGTCATGCAGACCGGTAAGCCGCTGGCCATCATTGCCGAGGACGTCGAGGGCGAAGCCCTCGCAACTCTCGTTGTCAACAAGATCCGCGGCACTTTCAAGTCCGTGGCTGTCAAGGCCCCCGGCTTTGGTGACCGCCGCAAGGCGATGCTTCAGGACATGGCGATCCTCACCGGTGGCCAGGTCATCTCTGAGACCGTTGGTCTTTCTCTGGAGAACGCCGACCTTGACCTGCTGGGCCGCGCCCGCAAGATCGTTGTCTCCAAGGACGAGACAACCATCGTCGAGGGTGCTGGCGACAAGGAAATGATTGACGGCCGTGTCCGTCAGATCCGCTCCGAGATCGACAACACCGATTCCGACTACGACCGTGAGAAGCTCCAGGAGCGCCTTGCGAAGCTCGCCGGTGGCGTTGCTGTGATCAAGTCGGGTGCTGCAACTGAGGTTGAACTCAAGGAACGCAAGCACCGCATCGAGGACGCCGTGCGTAACGCACGCGCTGCCTCCGAAGAGGGCCTCGTTGCCGGCGGCGGCGTTGCCCTGATCCAGGCTGCGAACGTTGCCCTGGCCAACCTTGAGCTTTCGGGCGATGAGGCAACCGGCGTGAACATCGTTCGCGTTGCGATCTCCGCTCCGCTCAAGCAGATCGCTGAGAACGCCGGCCTTGAAGGTGGCGTTGTTGCGGACCGCGTGGCGTCAATGGAAGCCGGCCACGGCCTCAACGCTGCGACCGGTGAATACGCTGACCTCATGGCCGAGGGGATCTCTGACCCGGTCAAGGTCACCCGTTCTGCGCTGCAGAATGCTGCGTCGATCGCCGGCATGTTCCTGACCACCGAGGCCGTTGTTGCCGACAAGCCTGAACCGCCGGCTCCCGCCGGTGGTGAAGACGGCGGCATGGGCGGCATGTACTGA
- a CDS encoding WXG100 family type VII secretion target: MATFMVDSQLVASSATNVSLTAERIRQEVQTMLAQLLELESSWTGVAQMNFQDCVAQWQATQAQVDAALESISTQMHTAASVYADAEAQSAALFAG, from the coding sequence ATGGCAACGTTTATGGTTGATTCGCAGCTTGTTGCATCTTCGGCAACCAACGTTTCACTCACTGCCGAGCGGATCCGACAAGAGGTGCAGACGATGCTTGCCCAGTTGCTTGAGCTCGAGAGTTCGTGGACCGGTGTTGCGCAGATGAACTTTCAGGATTGCGTGGCCCAGTGGCAGGCCACGCAAGCGCAGGTCGATGCGGCACTTGAGTCAATCAGCACGCAGATGCATACGGCTGCCAGTGTCTATGCGGATGCTGAAGCACAGTCTGCTGCCCTCTTCGCCGGGTGA
- a CDS encoding sensor histidine kinase: MGPGPIGHVARAWERRPLSSQLVTLITSLLALGLVMSGTVMIGLLQRHLLSQIDEQLLNTASQLTSQGPVRLDNGETAIPSQFYLRLEMNGEKPIASYYPETIEASGTPIIPHLLQMGQRSDMVAGATTPITVQSTIAGNNWRTIAVPVYSSVTGTSVGVLTIALPLTDLQRTLRATALYVSVAALVIVVLGASMGHWLVRRSLLPLREIESTAGKIAAGDLTQRIPQTPVTTEVGSLSLSLNTMLSQVEQSFEARQDSERKIHRFVSDASHELRTPLAAISGYCELYAMGGIPKDRVDEVMGRIESESSRMATLVEDLLTLARLDEGRPLEIADIDLVKLADNAAFDIQALDSSRTVAIESLSGRKPLMTLIVPADRDRIQQVFTNIIGNIIRYTPKDTPVEIALGTFKGNAVVEFRDHGPGIKDADRTRVFERFYRADTSRARISGGSGLGLAIVSGILAAHHGSADLRKTKGGGLTVHIELPLTSPDGPAAASSSSPHITQ, from the coding sequence ATGGGACCGGGACCCATCGGACACGTCGCGCGCGCATGGGAGCGCCGACCACTCTCCAGCCAACTCGTCACCCTCATCACCTCACTGCTTGCCCTGGGCCTCGTCATGTCCGGAACAGTGATGATCGGCCTACTTCAGAGGCACCTGCTCTCGCAGATCGACGAACAGCTCCTCAATACCGCCTCGCAACTGACTTCTCAGGGCCCAGTGCGCCTTGACAACGGCGAAACCGCCATTCCTTCCCAGTTCTATCTCCGTCTTGAAATGAACGGAGAAAAACCCATCGCCAGCTACTATCCCGAGACAATCGAAGCATCGGGAACACCGATCATTCCTCACCTCCTTCAGATGGGGCAACGCTCCGATATGGTTGCCGGTGCAACCACCCCGATCACTGTCCAATCAACGATCGCGGGGAATAACTGGCGAACAATTGCCGTTCCCGTCTACTCATCGGTAACTGGGACATCCGTCGGAGTTCTCACGATTGCTCTGCCGCTGACTGATCTCCAACGCACACTGCGCGCAACCGCGCTCTATGTGTCAGTTGCAGCCCTGGTCATCGTTGTTCTTGGCGCATCAATGGGACATTGGCTGGTGCGTCGCTCTCTGTTACCTCTGCGCGAAATCGAGTCAACCGCCGGAAAAATCGCTGCGGGTGACCTGACGCAGCGAATCCCTCAGACTCCGGTGACAACCGAGGTCGGGTCACTTTCCCTCTCGCTGAATACGATGCTCTCGCAGGTTGAGCAGTCCTTCGAGGCGCGTCAAGACTCCGAACGAAAGATCCACCGCTTCGTCTCCGATGCCTCACATGAACTGCGCACCCCGCTAGCAGCCATCTCGGGATACTGTGAGCTGTACGCAATGGGCGGTATTCCCAAGGATCGTGTCGATGAAGTCATGGGACGCATCGAATCGGAATCATCGCGCATGGCAACTCTTGTCGAAGATCTTCTCACCCTCGCCCGCCTCGATGAGGGGCGTCCCCTGGAGATCGCGGACATCGACCTCGTCAAACTTGCCGACAATGCGGCCTTCGACATTCAGGCCCTCGATTCCTCACGAACCGTCGCCATCGAGTCACTCTCTGGACGCAAACCCCTGATGACTCTCATTGTTCCCGCAGACCGGGACCGTATTCAGCAGGTCTTCACCAACATCATTGGCAATATCATTCGGTACACGCCCAAGGACACTCCCGTGGAAATTGCCCTGGGGACATTCAAGGGCAACGCCGTCGTTGAGTTCCGCGATCACGGCCCCGGAATTAAGGACGCGGACCGAACTCGGGTGTTCGAGCGTTTCTATCGCGCCGACACGTCCCGGGCCCGTATCAGCGGTGGTTCCGGTCTTGGGCTGGCCATTGTCTCAGGGATCCTCGCTGCACATCACGGAAGCGCAGACCTGCGTAAGACGAAGGGAGGCGGCCTGACTGTGCACATCGAACTTCCGCTGACCTCACCTGACGGGCCAGCCGCAGCCTCGTCCTCGTCCCCTCATATCACTCAATGA